In Neorhizobium galegae, the following proteins share a genomic window:
- the mltG gene encoding endolytic transglycosylase MltG, giving the protein MNDTNHVSELPPGNGRGPIIPKSPNEALKPERVPEPPRRSKKARSQVVIFLNFVMTMVVVLCVIGVAGFYYMISAFQQPGPLEANTHFMVRPGNGLAEIATNLERNGIISDARVFRYVTATYLRKGETLKAGEYEIKARASMKDIMAILESGKSILYSVVMPEGLTVRQMMLRLAEDAVLEGDLPSELPAEGSLRPDTYKFSRGSKRADIIQQMRVAQQKMVDQIWERRDPDLPIKTREEFVVLASIVEKETGKEDERAHVASVFINRLQRGMRLQSDPTIVYGIFGGEGKPSDRPIFKSDLVKPTPYNTYQIKGLPPTPISNPGRAALEAVANPWRTKDLYFVADGTGGHVFAATLEEHNANVRRWRRMESERAANPEVVDGQPDGDEAEKPPKSN; this is encoded by the coding sequence TTGAACGATACGAATCATGTCAGTGAATTGCCGCCCGGCAATGGCAGGGGACCGATTATTCCGAAATCGCCGAACGAGGCCCTGAAGCCCGAACGCGTGCCGGAACCGCCCCGCCGTTCCAAGAAGGCGCGCAGCCAGGTCGTCATCTTCCTGAATTTCGTGATGACCATGGTCGTGGTTCTCTGCGTGATCGGGGTAGCTGGCTTCTACTACATGATCTCGGCCTTCCAGCAGCCAGGCCCGCTCGAAGCCAACACCCATTTCATGGTTCGCCCTGGCAACGGGCTTGCGGAAATCGCCACAAATCTCGAACGCAACGGTATCATCTCCGATGCACGCGTGTTCCGCTACGTGACGGCGACCTACCTGCGCAAGGGCGAGACGCTGAAGGCCGGCGAATACGAGATCAAGGCGCGCGCCTCCATGAAGGACATCATGGCCATCCTGGAATCGGGCAAGTCGATCCTCTATTCGGTCGTCATGCCGGAGGGCCTGACGGTGCGGCAGATGATGCTGCGTCTCGCCGAGGATGCGGTGCTCGAAGGCGACCTGCCGTCAGAACTGCCGGCCGAGGGAAGCTTGAGGCCGGATACCTACAAGTTCTCGCGCGGCAGCAAGCGCGCCGACATCATCCAGCAGATGCGGGTTGCGCAGCAGAAGATGGTCGACCAGATCTGGGAGCGTCGCGACCCGGACCTGCCGATCAAGACCAGGGAAGAATTCGTCGTACTCGCCTCGATCGTCGAGAAGGAGACCGGCAAGGAAGACGAGCGCGCCCATGTGGCCTCCGTCTTCATCAACCGGCTGCAGCGCGGCATGCGCCTGCAATCGGATCCGACGATCGTCTATGGCATCTTCGGCGGCGAGGGAAAACCCTCCGACCGGCCGATCTTCAAGTCCGACCTCGTCAAGCCGACGCCGTACAACACCTATCAGATCAAGGGCCTGCCACCGACGCCGATCTCCAATCCCGGCCGTGCCGCCCTCGAAGCCGTTGCCAATCCCTGGCGAACCAAGGACCTCTATTTCGTGGCCGACGGCACCGGCGGGCATGTGTTCGCAGCGACGCTCGAGGAACACAATGCCAACGTCCGTCGTTGGCGCAGAATGGAATCCGAGCGCGCCGCCAACCCGGAAGTGGTAGACGGCCAGCCGGACGGCGACGAAGCGGAAAAGCCGCCGAAGAGCAACTGA
- a CDS encoding YicC/YloC family endoribonuclease has translation MTLQSMTGFARSEGTSGRNRYAWELRSVNGKGLDIRLRLPPGLERLEPDVRRLITEKFSRGNLQATLTLTVAETKVEAVLNRDALAAVLALRAELGDLVDPSPLRLDTLMGIRGLVDIREAEEDEETVAARDIAILGSLDEAIGHLQRMREGEGMALAAVLKGQVARIAELAQVVETDPSRTPEEIARKLSFQLAALLQEAPTLDRDRLHAEAALLATKADLREEIDRLKAHVAAAGELIDKGGPVGRRLDFLAQEFNRESNTICSKSNSAAVTSAGIELKVVIDQFREQVQNLE, from the coding sequence ATGACATTGCAGTCCATGACCGGTTTTGCCCGCAGCGAAGGCACGAGTGGGCGCAACCGTTATGCATGGGAACTGCGCTCGGTGAACGGCAAGGGCCTCGATATAAGGCTGCGCCTGCCGCCCGGTCTCGAACGGCTGGAGCCGGACGTCCGCCGGCTGATCACGGAGAAATTTTCGCGCGGCAATCTGCAGGCGACCCTCACCCTCACCGTTGCCGAGACCAAGGTGGAGGCGGTGCTGAACCGCGATGCGCTGGCAGCGGTGCTGGCGCTGCGCGCCGAACTCGGCGATCTCGTCGATCCTTCGCCGCTGAGGCTCGATACGCTGATGGGCATTCGCGGCCTAGTCGATATCCGCGAGGCGGAAGAGGACGAGGAGACGGTCGCAGCCCGCGATATCGCGATCCTCGGCAGCCTCGACGAGGCGATCGGTCATCTGCAGCGGATGCGCGAGGGCGAGGGCATGGCGCTGGCAGCCGTTCTCAAAGGCCAGGTCGCCCGTATCGCGGAGCTTGCCCAGGTCGTCGAGACCGATCCTTCCCGCACGCCGGAGGAGATCGCCCGCAAGCTGTCCTTCCAGCTCGCAGCGCTTCTCCAGGAGGCGCCGACGCTCGACCGCGACCGGCTGCATGCGGAAGCGGCCCTGCTTGCCACCAAGGCCGATCTGCGCGAAGAGATCGACCGGCTGAAGGCGCATGTGGCGGCCGCCGGCGAACTTATAGACAAGGGCGGCCCGGTGGGCCGCCGGCTCGATTTCCTTGCACAGGAATTTAACCGGGAATCGAATACTATCTGTTCGAAATCCAATTCGGCGGCGGTCACGTCCGCCGGCATCGAGTTGAAAGTCGTCATCGACCAGTTCCGCGAACAGGTCCAGAATCTGGAGTAA
- the gmk gene encoding guanylate kinase, whose product MSPAPSSQGKASPAVKIARRGLMLVLSSPSGAGKSTIARNLLDADRSLEISISVTTRAKRPSEIADKHYHFITVPQFEKMRDAGDLLEWAEVHGNFYGTPREPVELAMSEGRDMLFDIDWQGARQLQEKMAADVVSIFVLPPTMTELQSRLHRRAEDSEEVIRTRLLNSRAEIEHWREYDYVIVNDDLDEAFGHVSCIVNAERIRRDRRHGLFDFVSELLTEEPEL is encoded by the coding sequence ATGAGCCCGGCCCCATCGTCTCAGGGCAAAGCGTCCCCGGCCGTGAAGATCGCCCGGCGCGGACTGATGCTGGTTCTTTCCTCGCCGTCGGGCGCCGGCAAGTCGACGATCGCCCGCAATCTTCTGGATGCGGATCGCAGCCTCGAAATCTCGATCAGCGTCACGACCCGGGCCAAGCGGCCGAGCGAGATCGCCGACAAGCACTATCATTTCATCACCGTGCCGCAGTTCGAGAAGATGCGCGACGCCGGCGACCTGCTCGAATGGGCAGAGGTGCACGGCAATTTCTACGGCACCCCGCGCGAGCCCGTGGAGCTGGCGATGAGCGAGGGCCGCGACATGCTGTTCGACATCGACTGGCAGGGCGCCCGCCAGCTGCAGGAAAAGATGGCCGCCGACGTCGTCTCGATCTTCGTGCTGCCGCCGACCATGACCGAGTTGCAGTCTCGCCTGCACCGCCGCGCCGAGGACTCCGAAGAGGTGATCCGCACTAGGCTCCTGAACTCGCGTGCCGAGATCGAGCACTGGCGGGAATACGACTACGTCATCGTCAACGACGATCTCGACGAGGCTTTCGGCCATGTGAGCTGCATCGTCAACGCCGAACGCATCCGCCGCGACCGCCGGCATGGGCTGTTCGATTTTGTGAGCGAGTTGCTGACGGAAGAGCCGGAGCTGTAG
- the rsmA gene encoding 16S rRNA (adenine(1518)-N(6)/adenine(1519)-N(6))-dimethyltransferase RsmA has protein sequence MATLDGLPPLRDVIQRHGLDARKALGQNFLLDLNLTQKIARSAGPLGDATVFEVGPGPGGLTRAILSLGAKKVIAVERDSRCLPALSEIGEHYPGRLEVIEGDALKTDFAALAPEGPVKIIANLPYNVGTQLLINWLLPTPDQWPPFWESLTLMFQKEVGQRIVADEDDDHYGRLGVLAGWRTDAHMVFDVPPQAFTPQPKVTSTVVHLTPRQNPLPCDVTRLERVTHAAFGQRRKMLRQSVKSLGGEALLVKAGIDPARRAETLSVEEFVRLANCL, from the coding sequence ATGGCAACTCTGGACGGCTTGCCGCCGCTGCGGGACGTGATCCAGCGTCACGGGCTCGACGCCAGGAAGGCGCTCGGCCAGAATTTCCTTCTCGACCTCAACCTCACCCAGAAGATCGCCCGCAGCGCCGGGCCGCTTGGCGATGCGACGGTTTTCGAGGTCGGCCCCGGCCCCGGCGGCCTCACCCGCGCCATCCTGTCGCTCGGCGCGAAAAAGGTGATCGCGGTCGAACGGGACAGCCGCTGCCTTCCGGCTCTTTCGGAAATCGGCGAGCATTATCCCGGCCGGCTGGAAGTGATCGAAGGCGACGCGCTGAAGACCGACTTTGCCGCGCTGGCGCCGGAAGGTCCCGTTAAAATCATCGCCAACCTGCCTTACAACGTCGGCACCCAGCTGCTGATCAACTGGCTGCTGCCCACGCCGGATCAATGGCCACCCTTCTGGGAAAGCCTGACATTGATGTTCCAGAAGGAAGTCGGCCAGCGGATCGTCGCCGATGAGGATGACGACCATTACGGCCGGCTCGGCGTTCTCGCCGGCTGGCGCACCGATGCCCACATGGTCTTCGACGTGCCGCCGCAGGCCTTCACGCCGCAGCCCAAGGTGACCTCGACTGTCGTCCACCTGACGCCGCGCCAAAATCCCCTGCCCTGTGACGTCACCAGGCTGGAGCGCGTCACCCACGCCGCCTTCGGCCAGCGGCGAAAAATGCTGCGCCAGAGCGTCAAATCGCTCGGCGGCGAGGCGCTGCTGGTGAAGGCCGGCATCGACCCGGCACGGCGGGCGGAAACGCTGTCGGTGGAAGAGTTCGTGAGGCTGGCGAACTGCCTCTGA
- the pdxA gene encoding 4-hydroxythreonine-4-phosphate dehydrogenase PdxA has translation MPLDRPLALTQGDPAGIGPDITLVAWAARRAYDLPPFLFLGDPAVLKARAVMLGLDVPIREADSDSAMSIFDDALPVLPIPAGAEIAAGQPHVATARGTIQAIETAVSLSLEGKAAGTVTNPIAKSILYQAGFGFPGHTEFLADLAERATGKKILPVMMLAGPKLRAIPVTIHIPIAQVPAALNADLIAETCRIAHHDLKTRFGIEKPRLAVAGLNPHAGEDGAIGREDQDIIHPAIFKLRAEGLHVFGPLPADTMFHDEARARYDVAICMYHDQALIPAKALGFDTSVNVTLGLPFIRTSPDHGTAFGIAGQGVARETSLVEAIRLAGNLALKSKAA, from the coding sequence ATGCCTCTCGACCGTCCGCTTGCGTTGACCCAGGGCGATCCTGCCGGCATCGGCCCCGATATCACACTGGTCGCCTGGGCCGCGCGCCGGGCATACGACCTGCCGCCTTTCCTCTTCCTCGGCGATCCGGCCGTGCTCAAGGCCCGCGCCGTGATGCTCGGCCTCGACGTGCCGATCCGGGAAGCGGATAGCGACAGCGCGATGTCGATCTTCGACGACGCCCTGCCCGTGCTTCCCATTCCCGCGGGCGCGGAAATCGCCGCCGGCCAGCCGCATGTGGCGACCGCCAGGGGGACGATCCAGGCGATCGAGACCGCCGTGTCGCTCTCGCTCGAGGGCAAGGCCGCCGGCACGGTCACCAATCCGATCGCCAAATCCATTCTCTACCAGGCCGGCTTCGGTTTCCCCGGCCACACGGAATTCCTGGCCGACCTTGCCGAACGCGCCACGGGCAAGAAGATCCTGCCGGTGATGATGCTGGCCGGGCCAAAACTCCGGGCCATCCCGGTCACCATCCATATCCCGATCGCCCAAGTCCCGGCGGCCCTCAATGCGGACCTGATCGCCGAGACCTGCCGCATCGCCCATCACGATCTGAAGACCCGCTTCGGCATCGAAAAGCCCCGGCTCGCCGTCGCCGGCCTCAACCCGCATGCGGGCGAGGACGGGGCGATCGGCCGCGAGGACCAGGATATCATCCATCCGGCGATCTTCAAGCTGCGGGCCGAGGGCCTGCACGTCTTCGGGCCGCTGCCGGCCGACACGATGTTCCACGACGAGGCGCGCGCGCGTTACGACGTGGCGATCTGCATGTATCACGACCAGGCCCTGATCCCGGCCAAGGCGCTCGGGTTCGACACGTCCGTCAACGTCACGCTCGGCCTGCCCTTCATCCGCACTTCGCCGGACCATGGCACGGCGTTCGGCATTGCCGGCCAGGGCGTGGCCCGCGAGACCAGCCTCGTCGAGGCGATCAGGCTTGCCGGCAATCTCGCGTTGAAATCGAAAGCAGCCTGA
- a CDS encoding peptidylprolyl isomerase, whose translation MFAMTATRKLVLAAAALAASVVIQPAAQQAQAASEVSAVVNRTAITSTDVGRRVAFLRLQRQKADAKTAREVLVDEALKRQEISRVKMSVSTEDVDKAFERFAAGNKLSVAQMSQILDKAGVGVEHFKNYIAVQMSWPRLVNARYGGSRGRMSSQELVTRMMENKEKPVTTEYFLQQVIFVVPPAKRNAILAKRQKEANAARSKFPGCEQSKDFAATMLDVSIRDLGRVLAPELPADWKPLIEKTADGGTTGTRVTERGVEFLAICKQRQVSDDLAAEVVFRAEDLGKEKKGAPDPNDKKYLDDLRSKAQIEYR comes from the coding sequence ATGTTCGCAATGACCGCAACGCGCAAGCTGGTGCTGGCCGCGGCCGCCTTGGCCGCCTCGGTCGTCATTCAGCCCGCTGCCCAGCAGGCGCAGGCCGCCAGCGAAGTTTCGGCCGTCGTCAACAGGACGGCGATCACCAGTACCGACGTCGGCCGGCGCGTCGCCTTCCTGCGCCTTCAGCGCCAGAAGGCAGATGCCAAGACGGCGCGTGAGGTGCTGGTGGATGAAGCGCTGAAGCGCCAGGAAATTTCCCGCGTGAAGATGTCGGTCAGCACCGAGGATGTCGACAAGGCCTTCGAGCGGTTTGCCGCCGGCAACAAGCTGAGCGTGGCGCAGATGAGCCAGATCCTCGACAAAGCCGGCGTCGGCGTCGAGCATTTCAAGAATTACATCGCCGTGCAGATGAGCTGGCCACGACTGGTCAACGCCCGCTACGGCGGTTCGCGCGGCCGCATGTCGAGCCAGGAACTCGTCACGCGCATGATGGAGAACAAGGAAAAGCCGGTCACGACCGAATATTTCCTGCAGCAGGTGATTTTTGTCGTGCCGCCGGCCAAGCGCAACGCCATTCTCGCCAAGCGCCAGAAGGAAGCCAACGCCGCGCGTTCCAAATTCCCGGGCTGCGAGCAATCCAAGGATTTCGCCGCGACCATGCTGGACGTGTCGATCCGCGACCTCGGCCGCGTCCTCGCCCCCGAGCTCCCGGCCGACTGGAAGCCGCTGATCGAGAAGACGGCCGATGGCGGCACGACGGGCACCCGCGTCACCGAACGCGGCGTCGAATTCCTGGCCATCTGCAAACAGCGCCAGGTGTCGGATGATCTCGCGGCGGAAGTCGTGTTCCGCGCCGAGGATCTCGGCAAGGAGAAGAAGGGCGCTCCCGATCCGAACGACAAGAAATATCTCGATGACCTGCGCAGCAAGGCCCAGATCGAGTATCGCTGA
- a CDS encoding LPS-assembly protein LptD has protein sequence MAVSDRKHIRRLAAALLTGVSVCVFGVSATVVQAQGLVPQAADGAKMLLRANELVYNQDAEVVTATGGVQIYYNRYKMVAQRVQYDQKSGRVMATGNIELIEPGGSRVYAEQMDVTDSFGEGFINALRVETTDNTRLAAESAERQPGDLMVLNNTVYTACLPCTKTPGKAPLWQVKAQRVVRNGQAHTIRLESAQFELFGLPIGRLPFAIEVPDETVERKSGLLFPQYSASDNLGFGITVPYYHVFSPSMDATLSPTYYSNQGLLLQGEIRNKFETGEHTFRFAGIHQNDPETFDPNTSDRAADNRFMVASRGAFRINPRWTFGWNVMTQSDNNFSRTYKLTGVSSGTFTNDVYLTGQGTRNYFDLHSYYFNIQDDTYSNTAEQKQAIVYPSLDYTYYAPEPILGGELSVTSNITNLSRREDDWYREGTTNRFPGLEGSYSRLTVEAEWKRTFNTLDGLLLTPILAARGDGIRHTGSGTPGAYFGDMESEGANGRYMLTAGLEARYPILLTTENSSHIIEPIAQIFARPDEQMAGGLPNEDAQSFVFDATSLFERDKFSGFDRVEGGTRANVGLRYTGTFANGIGVRSIVGQSYQIAGQNSFATEDLVQAGANSGLETSRSDYVAMAAIDLPRGFTIGANARFDEKTFAIKRTDASLSYTTPRVSGSLVYTQVDAQPEYGADDARDVLKHSMSFRINENWALAGTATWDLTDKELIRRGIGISYADECTIFTVAYTDKQSDTAANDWTVSARLSFRTLGDISVGSTEGFDQDYRY, from the coding sequence GTGGCGGTAAGTGACCGCAAACATATAAGACGGCTCGCCGCCGCCCTGCTGACAGGTGTGTCTGTATGCGTATTCGGCGTCTCCGCAACGGTTGTGCAGGCTCAGGGTCTGGTGCCTCAGGCAGCGGACGGCGCCAAGATGCTGTTGCGCGCCAATGAGCTCGTCTACAATCAGGACGCCGAGGTGGTCACCGCGACCGGTGGCGTGCAGATCTACTACAACCGCTACAAGATGGTGGCGCAACGCGTTCAGTACGATCAGAAGAGCGGCCGCGTCATGGCGACCGGCAATATCGAGCTGATCGAGCCGGGCGGCAGCCGTGTCTATGCCGAGCAGATGGACGTCACCGACAGCTTCGGCGAAGGTTTCATCAACGCGCTCCGCGTCGAGACCACCGACAATACCCGCCTTGCCGCCGAGAGCGCCGAGCGCCAGCCCGGCGACCTGATGGTGCTCAACAATACCGTCTACACCGCCTGCCTTCCCTGCACCAAGACGCCGGGCAAGGCTCCGCTTTGGCAGGTCAAGGCGCAACGGGTAGTCCGCAATGGCCAAGCCCATACGATTCGGCTTGAAAGCGCCCAGTTCGAACTGTTCGGCCTGCCGATCGGTCGCTTGCCTTTTGCGATCGAGGTGCCGGACGAAACGGTCGAGCGGAAGTCGGGCCTTCTGTTCCCCCAGTACAGCGCGAGCGACAATCTCGGCTTCGGCATCACGGTGCCCTATTATCACGTGTTCTCGCCGAGCATGGATGCGACGCTCAGCCCCACCTACTATTCCAATCAGGGGCTGCTGCTTCAGGGCGAGATCCGCAACAAGTTCGAAACAGGCGAACATACGTTCCGCTTCGCCGGAATCCATCAGAACGATCCGGAAACCTTCGATCCGAATACCAGCGACCGGGCTGCGGACAACCGCTTCATGGTCGCCTCCAGGGGCGCCTTCAGGATCAATCCGCGCTGGACATTCGGCTGGAACGTCATGACCCAGAGCGACAACAACTTCTCGCGCACCTACAAGTTGACGGGCGTCAGCAGCGGCACGTTCACCAACGACGTCTATCTCACCGGGCAAGGGACGCGGAACTATTTCGACCTGCACAGCTATTATTTCAACATCCAGGATGACACCTATAGCAACACGGCCGAACAGAAGCAGGCGATCGTCTATCCCTCGCTCGACTACACCTATTACGCGCCGGAACCGATCCTGGGCGGTGAGCTTTCGGTCACGTCCAACATTACCAACCTGTCCCGTCGCGAAGACGACTGGTACAGGGAAGGCACCACCAATCGTTTCCCGGGCCTTGAAGGCAGCTACAGCCGTTTGACCGTGGAAGCCGAATGGAAGCGCACCTTCAACACGCTCGACGGCCTGCTGCTGACGCCGATCCTCGCCGCCCGCGGCGACGGCATCCGCCATACCGGTTCCGGCACGCCGGGTGCCTATTTCGGCGATATGGAGTCTGAAGGTGCCAACGGCCGTTACATGCTCACGGCCGGTCTCGAGGCGCGTTATCCGATCCTGCTGACCACCGAAAACAGCAGCCATATCATCGAGCCGATTGCGCAGATCTTCGCGCGTCCCGATGAGCAGATGGCCGGCGGATTGCCGAACGAGGATGCGCAGAGCTTCGTCTTCGACGCCACCAGCCTTTTCGAGCGCGACAAGTTTTCGGGCTTCGATCGTGTCGAAGGCGGCACGCGCGCCAATGTCGGCCTGCGTTATACCGGCACGTTCGCCAACGGCATCGGCGTGCGCAGCATTGTCGGCCAGTCCTACCAGATTGCCGGCCAGAACTCGTTCGCGACCGAGGACCTGGTTCAGGCGGGCGCCAATTCCGGGCTCGAAACGAGCCGGTCCGATTATGTCGCGATGGCGGCAATCGATCTGCCGCGGGGCTTCACGATCGGGGCAAACGCCCGCTTCGATGAAAAGACATTCGCGATCAAGCGCACCGATGCCTCGCTTTCCTACACGACGCCGCGGGTGAGCGGCTCGCTGGTCTACACGCAGGTCGATGCTCAGCCGGAATACGGTGCGGACGACGCGAGGGACGTGCTGAAGCACTCGATGAGCTTCCGGATCAACGAAAACTGGGCGCTTGCCGGCACGGCTACCTGGGACCTCACGGACAAGGAACTGATCCGGCGCGGCATCGGCATCAGCTATGCGGACGAGTGCACGATCTTTACGGTCGCCTATACAGACAAGCAGTCGGACACGGCCGCCAACGACTGGACCGTCAGCGCCCGCCTGAGCTTCCGCACGCTCGGCGATATCAGCGTCGGCTCGACCGAAGGTTTCGATCAGGACTACCGCTACTGA
- the lptG gene encoding LPS export ABC transporter permease LptG: MIFTTLGRYFFRRYIITALWFLLGVGAIIFLADFSETSRRMSGFSGYTVSAGLAMTAMRVPLILQQTIPTLSLFIGMTVLIALNRRYELVVTRAAGISVWQFISPFVIGAFLIGLATLLVINPLAAWGQRESASMEASWREASNRSRASTFIPWIRQISGDDDTVIGAKSYQEKGTRLVDVVAFQFDKDGRVIMRQDAKTAKLEDGYWLLNEVLENRPGEIPVRRETAQVRTKLKQEYIQESLAQPDTVAFFDLSRKIEVSKSFGIPTKALETQYHSLLSLPILLVAMTLIAATVSLKFSRFAQSRSVILGGIVSGFVLYVVTVLVKAFGSSGAIPPFVAVWIPVIVATALGTTILLHQEDG, from the coding sequence ATGATCTTCACGACGCTCGGCCGGTATTTCTTCCGTCGTTATATCATCACAGCGCTCTGGTTCCTGCTCGGCGTCGGCGCCATCATCTTCCTCGCCGACTTCAGCGAGACCAGCCGCCGCATGTCGGGCTTCAGCGGCTACACGGTCTCAGCCGGGCTGGCGATGACCGCCATGCGCGTGCCGCTCATCCTGCAGCAGACCATCCCGACGCTCAGCCTGTTTATCGGCATGACGGTGCTGATCGCACTCAACCGCCGCTACGAACTGGTGGTGACGCGCGCCGCCGGCATTTCGGTCTGGCAGTTCATCTCGCCCTTCGTCATCGGAGCGTTTCTGATCGGGCTCGCAACCTTGCTTGTGATCAATCCGCTCGCCGCCTGGGGCCAGCGCGAATCCGCTTCCATGGAGGCAAGCTGGCGCGAAGCGAGCAACCGCTCGCGGGCATCCACCTTCATTCCCTGGATCCGCCAGATCAGCGGCGACGACGATACGGTCATAGGCGCCAAGAGCTATCAGGAGAAGGGAACGCGGCTTGTCGACGTGGTGGCTTTCCAGTTCGACAAGGACGGCCGCGTGATCATGCGGCAGGACGCCAAGACCGCAAAATTGGAAGATGGTTACTGGCTGCTTAACGAGGTTTTGGAAAACCGGCCGGGCGAAATTCCAGTGCGTCGCGAGACAGCACAGGTTCGCACCAAGTTGAAGCAGGAGTATATCCAAGAGAGCCTGGCGCAGCCTGATACTGTTGCGTTTTTTGATCTTTCCAGAAAAATCGAGGTCAGCAAATCTTTCGGCATTCCCACAAAGGCGCTGGAGACGCAGTACCACTCGCTGCTCTCCCTGCCGATCCTGCTCGTGGCAATGACTCTCATTGCTGCAACAGTCTCATTAAAATTCAGTCGGTTCGCCCAGTCCCGCTCCGTGATTCTGGGTGGAATAGTTTCTGGCTTCGTGCTTTATGTCGTCACGGTGCTCGTGAAGGCATTCGGAAGCAGCGGGGCAATTCCTCCTTTCGTGGCGGTCTGGATTCCAGTGATCGTCGCGACGGCACTGGGGACGACGATTCTGCTTCATCAGGAGGATGGCTAG
- the lptF gene encoding LPS export ABC transporter permease LptF encodes MKLLEVYILRRIFQMFLVTLLPVLTIIWTIQVLGRINLVTDTGQSMGSFATLATFILPTIIPVVLPFALVIGITQTLTAMNNDSELPVIDAAGASRSIIYRPVLMLGLALSLFSFLVTNFVEPPSRVAARQMVAAAYADLLSSVIEEKTFRSIEPGLYVQISERHSGRVLKGLFVVDYRDRNFDLIYYAREGSIDESGTSLTMRDGEVHRKSADGRISIIKFVSYAFDLSAMAKAEGGLPQYSSDRSLTFLLNPDPNDPVYQKSPDAYRSELHRRLSDWLFPITFALISLVIAGSTRSHRQARVHPMVFALFLAFGVRWLGFSATNMVERHALYTPLPYAVPIAFSLIAIFMLATNRQFSAPRFIARGMSRLANSLQRRIPASRTSGGGTA; translated from the coding sequence ATGAAGCTTCTCGAAGTCTACATATTGCGCCGGATTTTTCAGATGTTCCTGGTGACGCTCCTGCCGGTGCTCACCATCATCTGGACCATCCAGGTGCTGGGACGCATCAACCTGGTCACCGATACCGGCCAGTCGATGGGCTCGTTCGCGACTCTTGCCACCTTCATCCTCCCCACCATCATCCCCGTCGTGCTGCCCTTCGCTCTCGTCATCGGCATCACCCAGACGCTGACGGCGATGAACAACGATTCGGAACTGCCCGTCATCGACGCTGCTGGCGCGTCGCGCAGCATCATTTACCGGCCGGTGCTGATGCTCGGGCTCGCGCTTAGTCTCTTTTCGTTCCTGGTGACGAATTTCGTCGAGCCGCCGTCTCGCGTCGCGGCCCGCCAGATGGTCGCCGCGGCTTACGCCGACCTGCTCTCCTCGGTCATCGAGGAAAAAACCTTCCGCAGCATCGAGCCGGGGCTCTACGTGCAGATCTCGGAGCGCCATTCCGGCCGGGTGCTCAAGGGCCTGTTCGTCGTCGATTATCGCGACCGGAATTTCGACCTCATCTATTACGCCCGCGAGGGATCGATCGACGAAAGCGGTACCTCGCTCACCATGCGTGACGGCGAGGTCCACCGCAAATCCGCCGACGGACGCATTTCGATCATCAAGTTCGTCTCCTACGCCTTCGATCTGTCTGCAATGGCGAAGGCGGAAGGCGGCCTGCCGCAATATTCGTCCGACCGCAGCCTCACCTTCCTTCTGAACCCGGATCCGAACGATCCCGTCTACCAGAAGTCGCCGGACGCCTATCGGTCGGAGCTGCACAGACGCCTCTCCGACTGGCTTTTCCCGATCACCTTCGCGCTGATCTCGCTGGTCATTGCCGGTAGCACCCGCTCGCACCGGCAGGCCCGGGTCCATCCGATGGTGTTTGCGCTTTTCCTCGCTTTCGGCGTGCGCTGGCTCGGGTTCTCGGCCACCAACATGGTCGAACGCCATGCACTCTACACCCCGCTCCCCTACGCGGTGCCGATCGCCTTCTCGCTGATCGCGATCTTCATGCTTGCCACCAACCGGCAGTTCTCGGCGCCGCGCTTCATCGCACGCGGCATGTCGCGCCTGGCCAACAGCCTGCAGCGGCGCATACCCGCCTCGCGGACTTCGGGCGGAGGTACGGCATGA